A genomic region of Solanum stenotomum isolate F172 unplaced genomic scaffold, ASM1918654v1 scaffold25311, whole genome shotgun sequence contains the following coding sequences:
- the LOC125851387 gene encoding transcription factor bHLH62-like → MEKGNLFINDDNTTYEHLQNCFFNPNLDNNNSDPFESALSSMVSSPISIPNNNSGGDNFVLRELIGRLGSICNNNNNNNNNNSSTNNSCYTTPLNSPPKLNLSMRGNLPPTQFTTDPGFAERAARFSCFATNLESGQLSSNHSIKIQDFKDVNLVQRNSEFGDSRENSSLSEQIIGQNDTNSRKRKSISKGKSSKIVNEKNESNAKRSKSEENENKVTKEEEKAVLEENKDNQKATEPPKDYIHVRARRGQATDAHSLAERVRREKISERMKLLQDLVPGCNKVTGKAVMLDEIINYVQSLQRQVEFLSMKLATVNPRMDFNMEALLSKDMFQSRGSLAHNMYQSETSTQGFPYGFQSQPNQNYHKGTEFPFPINSLNPNLIRNSSMQLPPLDGFVEPTPQVPTFFEDDLNSVVQMGFGQNHNQSFQSVAGNYVPNSQMKVEL, encoded by the exons atggaaaAGGGAAATTTGTTCATAAATGATGATAACACTACCTATGAACATCTTCAAAATTGTTTCTTTAATCCCAATTTAGATAACAATAATTCTGATCCATTTGAGTCAGCATTAAGTTCAATGGTATCTTCTCCTATTTCAATTCCTAATAATAATAGTGGTGGTGATAATTTTGTATTAAGGGAATTAATTGGTAGACTAGGAAGTATttgtaacaataataataataataataataataatagtagtacTAATAATTCTTGTTATACTACCCCTTTAAATTCTCCACCAAAATTGAATCTTTCTATGAGAGGAAATTTACCACCAACACAATTTACTACTGATCCTGGATTTGCTGAAAGAGCTGCTAGATTTTCTTGTTTTGCTACAAATTTGGAAAGTGGACAACTTTCAAGTAATCATTCTATCAAGATTCAAGATTTCAAAGATGTCAATTTGGTTCAAAGAAATTCTGAATTTGGAGATTCAAGAGAAAATTCATCACTTTCTGAGCAAATAATTGGTCAAAATGATaccaattcaagaaaaagaaaatcaatttccaAGGGAAAATCATCCAAGATTGTCAAT gagaaaaatgaatcaaatgCCAAAAGAAGCAAGTCtgaggaaaatgaaaataaagtaactaaagaagaggaaaaagctgttttagaagaaaataaagataacCAAAAGGCAACAGAGCCACCAAAGGACTATATTCATGTGAGAGCTAGAAGGGGACAGGCCACAGATGCACATAGTCTAGCTGAAAGA GTGAGAAGGGagaaaattagtgaaagaaTGAAGCTTTTACAAGATCTTGTACCAGGCTGCAATAAg GTGACTGGAAAAGCTGTGATGCTTGATGAGATTATTAACTATGTACAATCACTTCAACGTCAAGTTGAG TTCCTTTCAATGAAATTAGCTACTGTGAATCCAAGAATGGACTTTAATATGGAAGCACTTCTTTCTAAAGAT ATGTTTCAATCTAGGGGATCATTGGCACATAACATGTATCAATCAGAAACATCAACACAAGGATTTCCTTATGGATTTCAATCTCAACCAAACCAAAATTATCATAAAGGAACAGAGTTTCCTTTCCCAATTAACTCATTGAATCCTAATTTAATCAGAAATTCAAGCATGCAATTGCCTCCTCTAGATGGTTTTGTTGAACCTACCCCTCAG